One region of Sus scrofa isolate TJ Tabasco breed Duroc chromosome 3, Sscrofa11.1, whole genome shotgun sequence genomic DNA includes:
- the PDCL3 gene encoding phosducin-like protein 3, whose product MQDPNADTEWNDILRKKGILPSKESLTELEKEAEEEEQQALQQSIVKTYEDMTLEELEDNEDEFNEEDERAIEMYRQQRLAEWKATQMKNKFGEVLEISGKDYVQEVTKAGEGLWVILHLYKQGIPLCALINQHFSGLARKFPDVKFIKAISTTCIPNYPDRNLPTIFVYLEGDIKAQFIGPLVFGGMNLTMDELEWKLSESGAIKTSLEENPKKPIEDMLLSSVRGSGPARRDSDSDDD is encoded by the exons GACCCCAACGCAGACACTGAGTGGAATGACATCTTACGGAAAAAGGGCATCTTGCCCTCAAAGGAGAGTTTGACAGAGCTGGAGAAGGAGGCGgaagaggaggagcagcaggCCCTTCAGCAGTCCATCG TGAAAACATATGAAGACATGACTTTGGAAGAACTGGAGGATAATGAAGACGAATTTAATGAGGAAGACGAACGTGCTATCGAAATGTACAG GCAGCAGAGACTGGCTGAGTGGAAAGCCACCCAAATGAAGAACAAATTTGGAGAGGTTTTGGAAATCTCAGGAAAGGATTATGTTCAAGAAGTTACCAAAGCTGGTGAGGGCTTGTGGGTCATTTTGCACCTTTACAAACAAGG GATTCCCCTCTGTGCCCTGATAAATCAGCACTTCAGTGGGCTGGCCAGGAAGTTTCCTGATGTCAAATTTATCAAAGCCATTTCCACAACCTGCATACCCAATTATCCTGATAGGAATCTGCCTACAATATTTGTTTACCTGGAAGGTGATATCAAGGCTCAGTTTATTGGACCGCTGGTGTTTGGTGGCATGAACCTGACCATGGATG AGTTGGAGTGGAAACTGTCCGAGTCTGGAGCGATCAAGACGAGCCTGGAGGAGAACCCTAAGAAACCCATAGAAGACATGCTGCTTTCCTCGGTGCGTGGTTCCGGGCCTGCCAGGAGGGACAGCGATTCTGATGATGACTAA